One region of Cydia fagiglandana chromosome 15, ilCydFagi1.1, whole genome shotgun sequence genomic DNA includes:
- the LOC134671094 gene encoding uncharacterized protein LOC134671094 yields the protein MNDPVLFSPRSSACSSPVPVALPERQSILILGPNGTLEGTPLEIRPSVQPTIQQITPVQPPTIPATPVQPPQPPQALQDYNREGYFKPKLVRNKQIQPRCWELLLCSGKCTLSQYRKKKCGGCQGTRQALVSWRALQQRQRLPHIALNKRHSTSQKA from the exons ATGAATGACCCCGTACTGTTCTCTCCAAGGTCCAGCGCATGCAGCAGCCCAGTGCCAGTAGCTTTGCCTGAAAGGCAAAGTATATTAATTCTAGGACCAAATGGAACTCTTGAG GGTACTCCATTAGAGATCAGACCAAGTGTACAGCCCACTATACAACAGATCACACCTGTGCAACCACCTACGATACCGGCCACACCTGTGCAGCCTCCACAGCCTCCACAGGCGTTGCAAGATTATAATAGGGAAGGATACTTCAAACCAAAG TTGGTGAGGAACAAGCAAATTCAACCGCGTTGCTGGGAATTGTTGCTTTGCTCCGGCAAATGCACACTATCGCAGTACCGAAAAAAAAAGTGTGGAGGCTGTCAAGGCACGAGGCAAGCACTGGTTTCCTGGCGCGCGTTGCAGCAGCGTCAGAGATTGCCACATATTGCCCTCAACAAGAGGCATTCAACCTCTCAAAAGGCATAG